In a single window of the Deinococcus aetherius genome:
- the hisB gene encoding imidazoleglycerol-phosphate dehydratase HisB has translation MARTASVHRATSETDVIVTLDLDSATYEPPATGHGFLDHMLDALARHARVGLSVRARGDLHVEPHHLIEDVGITLGQALTQALGDRRGIERYGSAFVPMDETLAHVVLDLSGRAHLAFEPERLDVWGDAGGMTHYHLREFLRGLCNHAGVTLHVRLLAGREAHHVIEAVVKAFARALRDAMRVTSDDLASTKGVL, from the coding sequence ATGGCCCGCACCGCCTCCGTTCACCGCGCCACCAGCGAGACGGACGTCATCGTGACGCTCGACCTCGACTCGGCCACCTACGAGCCGCCCGCGACCGGGCACGGCTTCCTCGACCACATGCTCGACGCCCTCGCCCGCCATGCCCGCGTCGGCCTGAGCGTGCGGGCGCGGGGGGACCTCCACGTCGAGCCGCACCACCTGATCGAGGACGTGGGAATCACGCTGGGGCAGGCGCTGACGCAGGCGCTTGGCGACCGCCGGGGCATCGAGCGGTACGGCAGCGCCTTCGTGCCGATGGACGAGACGCTCGCCCACGTCGTTCTCGACCTCTCGGGCCGCGCCCACCTCGCCTTCGAGCCCGAGCGGCTGGACGTGTGGGGCGATGCGGGCGGCATGACCCACTACCACCTGCGCGAGTTCCTGCGGGGACTGTGCAACCACGCCGGGGTGACCCTACACGTCCGCCTCCTCGCGGGCCGCGAGGCTCACCACGTCATCGAGGCGGTCGTGAAGGCGTTCGCGCGGGCGCTGCGGGACGCGATGCGGGTGACCTCGGACGACCTGGCGAGCACGAAGGGGGTGTTGTGA